Part of the Sulfuricurvum kujiense DSM 16994 genome, TCACTTTCACTCCGACATCCAGAAATTGCCGCTGCAAAATCTCTGCGGCATACGGACGAATCGCATTGGAATTAGAGGTGGCAATCTCAAACTGCAGCGGATGAGCAGCGTCATATCCCGCAGCCCTCAGCAACTCTTTTGCCCGGGCAAGGTTTTGTTTCGGCGCTTTAACTGTATCATTGAACCCTTTGCTTCCCGGTAAAAAAGGGCCGGTACAAACATGACCGTGTTTCATGAACAAAATATCGATCAGTTTTTGACGGTCTATCGCCAGTGACAGAGCCTCTCTTACGCGCGGGTCTTGAAATTTTTTAAGACGGAGATTGAACCCCAGATAGGTATAGCTGTGCGAAGGAAGTTCCAAGGTGGCAAAATTTTGTTTAAACCCTTTGTCCAACTGCCGCTCATACTGCATCGGCTCCAGAGCGTCCACATCAATTTGACCCGATTTGAGCATCAAAAACCGCGTCATAGGGTCGCTGATAACGTGAAATACTATTCGCTCGATCTTCGGCTTGTGCTCGAAATAATTGGGATTCGCCACCAGCACGATCTGTTTAGAAAATTCCAGCTGCTTGAGAATATACGGCCCTGTTCCGATCGGACGGGTATTAAACGCCGAGCTCATAATATCTTTCTCATGTGCCAATACATGACGCGGAACAATCCCCATCATCCACACTTCCAAGGCTTTAAAATAGGGCTTTTCGTACGTAACGTGTACGGTGTAGGCATCTATGACCCGGACATTTTTAATGACCCGGAAATCGGAAGCGTAGGGTGTGACCGTTTTAGGGGATTTGATAAGCTCATAGGTGAACAAAACGTCATCGGCGCTAAACGCTCTTCCGTCATGCCATTTCACTCCGCGGCGAAGTTTGAATTCGATGAGGGTCGGAGTGATGAAGCGATACGACTCTGCCAAATCGCCGATAATTTTCTGGCCGCTCTCGTCATATTTCACCAGAGAATTAAACATAAATCCGGCAATCGAAGAGCTCGCCGAATCGGTTGCGATCAGCGGATTAAGCCGTGCGGGGTTGGAAGAGGCGCTGAGATGAAGCGTCGAGGCAATCAGCCAGACACTGTGCAAAAGGAGGAATAGTAATTTCAAATCTCGGCCCGTTTTTTGCGAGATTATACCATTTTACACTCTCGCCGATTTTAAAAAGCGATAACGCCCCTGCGTTCCAAACGACTAAGCAGCGCGACGATAATGGAGATTATCAGCCATGCCATGATCATTGTAATGACGGTATGACTTAAAAAGTGATCCCCGATCAGCATTTTATACGTCCCCATACTCCATCCTACTACCATCACACCGCTGAGGGCGATAATTTTTGCTCTGCGTTTGCGGAACAGATAAAAAAGCGATAACAGTGCGAACCCTCCGCTGGCATGTCCTGCCGGCCAGCATTTGATTTTCTTTTGGTTGCAAAACGTACTCGGGTATTTTTCCCATACACAGGTATGGGGATAAATACCGCCGTAAATCTCCAGATTCTTCGGGCACGGTATATTGGTCGTCGCTTTAAAGCTCCCTACAATAATCGGAACGAAGATCGAAGATAAGAGAACGATAATGAGTCCCTTGCGATATCGGGCTAAAAACGGTTTTTTCCACCATACGACAAGAGCGATCAGAACCAAAACATTGACGATAATAATCAGCCGTTTAATGCCGTCATAAAAAATAAAGTTCAAGACTGGATCTTCGCGATCAAGAATCCATTGGTGATTTACAGGATTGTAAAAATGGTTTTGGACCCATATATCGGTTCCGCTCACACCGAAAAAAATGACGGCAACGACGAGTGCCGCGGCACTCATCCACATCTGTTTAGTGACCGGCATGGAGTAAATCAAGTTCCGGTCGGTATACGGTCGTATTGACGTCTAAATACCCGAGCAGGGTATGAAAGAGTTCGTCCTGCGAATGAGGCTCTTTGGCGGAAGAGGCCATTTTGGCTTTGTCGATTTTAAACTGTTTGCCGAACCACATTACCGCAGGGACATGTTTTTGCGCTTCAGGGGCAATAGCGTATGGGAAACCGTGCAGATAAAGTCCGTTTTCCCCCAACGATTCGCCGTGATCGCTCAGATAAAACATCCCCGTTGCGAAATGTTCATCATTCCCTTTAAGGAAACTGATAACCTGTGTTAAAAACGTATCGGTATTGAGGATCGTATTGTCATACGCGTTGGTGATCTCCTCTTTTGAACACTGCTCCAACTGATTGGTTTTACACACCGGCGTGTATTTTTCGAATGCTTTGGTATAACGTTTATAATACGCAGGACCGTGATTACCCATCTGATGCAATACGATCAGGATATCCCCTTTCGGATGGGTGTTGATATACTCCTGCAAACCGACAAGCATCCCCTCGTCACGGCACTCCTCATCGCAGATCGTGTTCGTTTTCGGACTTTGGTAATCTTCATACGTTATCCGGTCAGCCACCCCTTTGGAATCGGAGTTATTGTCCCGCCAGAGAATATTGACACCGGCACGCTTGAGAACATCCAAGATATTCTCCGTATGTTTTGCCTTCTCTTTATCGTATCCATCGCGTCCGAACGAGGAAAACATACACGGCACCGATACCGCCGTTTCCGTACCGCAGGAAGTAAACTGGGTAAAGTTTATAATATCCTCTTTGCGCAGCATCGGCGTCGTATCGCGCTCATAGTTGTTTAAACCGAAATGATCCCACCGTACCGCTTCGCCGACAACCAGCACGATCAGTTTTCTCGGCTGATCGCCAGGAAGGATTTTCGCATCCTCGGCAATCGGTGCAATCCCGCTGTAAGGGTGCGAAAACGTCTCTTGGGCATAATGTCCGAGCGAATAAAGATAATAAGCCGGATTGGCATAATAGCGCAGCGGTTTATGCTCTCGGAAAAAAGAGGTGTAATACTTACTGAATGAAAAAATGATGATAAGCGCAATACTCAATGCAATCGCAATCACTTTTGCCTTATCGATCAACGTCTCTTTGAACATCATACGGGCAATTTTGATCCGGTAAACAATTACAGAGGGGATAAACCCCAGCAAGACAAAATAGATCACCTGTTTGAAACTCAGCAAATCCGCCGATTCTTTGATGTTCGTTTCCAAAAGGTTCTGGATCATATGCGAATCGATCACCACATCGTACAGATCCATGAAATAGGCGACCTGCGACGTGATCAGCAAAAGCATTATCAATAAAGGTTTAAGAGTATGCCGCCAGGTTAACAGGGTCAAGACGATCACTGTCACACTTAAGAGGACAATTCCGAGCGATAAAACGAAGAAAATATTTCCGCCGGCCAACGGATACACGTCGCTCACGTGTTTAAAAAAAGCTCCGTTTGCAAAGATGACCCACAATAATGCGACGGCAATAACTGCCGTACGAGCCTTAATAGGTTTTAATAAAGAAAATAGCACCCTGTCCCCGTATAAAATTAGATGCGGAATTATAATCTTTAAACACCTAATGAGACGTTAACGTTTTTTATTATCCGTTCGTATTCTATAATTCGGGACCATTATCAGGATAACCAATCAATGTTTCGAGAACTTCTCAAAATCTATCTCCTCTTCATTGCCCTTTTTTTTCTCGGACGTCTCGGCCTTTATACTCTTTATTTTGACCGTTTACACGATATCACGTTTGCCCACTCACTTTTATCGTTTCTTTACGGACTGAAGTTCGATACGATGAGCACATCGATCATACTGATTATTCCGACTCTTCTGCTCGCGATCACTCCCCGAGGACTCGCAAAGTTGAGCGGGCGCTTTATCAACGCTTACGTCCTCTTTTTTCTCCTTATCGCTCTGTACGTCGAAAATGCCACTTTCCCTTTTGTTGCCCAATACGACGTTCGTCCAAACTATCTGTTTATAGAATATCTCAAATATCCCAAAGAGGTCACTTCCATGATCCTCAAAGAGTACCCTCTGCAACTTACCGCTGCATTAGGGATGCTGCTGCTTACGGCATG contains:
- a CDS encoding peptide-binding protein — translated: MKLLFLLLHSVWLIASTLHLSASSNPARLNPLIATDSASSSIAGFMFNSLVKYDESGQKIIGDLAESYRFITPTLIEFKLRRGVKWHDGRAFSADDVLFTYELIKSPKTVTPYASDFRVIKNVRVIDAYTVHVTYEKPYFKALEVWMMGIVPRHVLAHEKDIMSSAFNTRPIGTGPYILKQLEFSKQIVLVANPNYFEHKPKIERIVFHVISDPMTRFLMLKSGQIDVDALEPMQYERQLDKGFKQNFATLELPSHSYTYLGFNLRLKKFQDPRVREALSLAIDRQKLIDILFMKHGHVCTGPFLPGSKGFNDTVKAPKQNLARAKELLRAAGYDAAHPLQFEIATSNSNAIRPYAAEILQRQFLDVGVKVTLRVMEWQAFLNTVVAPRKFDTVLLGWSLSLTPDPYALWHSDSDVPGGFNLVGYHSKTTDRLIEKMEGSTDPEKTAAFQRQIFERIVGDNPYLFLVIPNEINVYSRRITGIKPTINGIWEDYIDWEKK
- a CDS encoding phosphatase PAP2 family protein; this encodes MPVTKQMWMSAAALVVAVIFFGVSGTDIWVQNHFYNPVNHQWILDREDPVLNFIFYDGIKRLIIIVNVLVLIALVVWWKKPFLARYRKGLIIVLLSSIFVPIIVGSFKATTNIPCPKNLEIYGGIYPHTCVWEKYPSTFCNQKKIKCWPAGHASGGFALLSLFYLFRKRRAKIIALSGVMVVGWSMGTYKMLIGDHFLSHTVITMIMAWLIISIIVALLSRLERRGVIAF
- a CDS encoding phosphoethanolamine transferase yields the protein MLFSLLKPIKARTAVIAVALLWVIFANGAFFKHVSDVYPLAGGNIFFVLSLGIVLLSVTVIVLTLLTWRHTLKPLLIMLLLITSQVAYFMDLYDVVIDSHMIQNLLETNIKESADLLSFKQVIYFVLLGFIPSVIVYRIKIARMMFKETLIDKAKVIAIALSIALIIIFSFSKYYTSFFREHKPLRYYANPAYYLYSLGHYAQETFSHPYSGIAPIAEDAKILPGDQPRKLIVLVVGEAVRWDHFGLNNYERDTTPMLRKEDIINFTQFTSCGTETAVSVPCMFSSFGRDGYDKEKAKHTENILDVLKRAGVNILWRDNNSDSKGVADRITYEDYQSPKTNTICDEECRDEGMLVGLQEYINTHPKGDILIVLHQMGNHGPAYYKRYTKAFEKYTPVCKTNQLEQCSKEEITNAYDNTILNTDTFLTQVISFLKGNDEHFATGMFYLSDHGESLGENGLYLHGFPYAIAPEAQKHVPAVMWFGKQFKIDKAKMASSAKEPHSQDELFHTLLGYLDVNTTVYRPELDLLHAGH